The genomic window CAGCATTCATCCCATCAGTCTTCCTGCCTTGAAGCTCCATCCATACTTAGCGTTGTAGATCTCATTTGCCACCCGTCTTAGCAGTTGTCCCCTTCCAGTAGTATTATTGTTTCTTTCCTCCTTGGTCTGTAAAATTGCCCAGTCAGACATACAGTTAGCCACCTGCCTGATTATTTCTATAGGATCATTAGGtagtatattgtcaaaacaAGATTTATTTCTCATCTTCCATATTATCTATATGATAGCAGAAATTCCAACAGCTACCATCTTTCTGGTTTTCTTAGCAAATTCTTTCAACCAAGGTCCCATTAGATTTTGAATCCCATCAGGTATCTCCAACTGTGCTCCAAACAAATCTTGCCATACTACAACCAAAGAAGAGGTGTGTAATACTTTTTGTATTGTTACAGAACTGACATTTGTTTGTCCCTTTTTTCCACCCCTTTTGATCAGATTGTCCTTGGTGAGAATGCTATTTATGAGAGCTAACCAGATAAAACCTTTGacttttaaagtaattttgaaCTTCCACATCTCTTTAAAAGGAAACCCACTTGTCTATAATTTTAGAGCATGGTAGAAAGATTTTACAGTGAAAAGTCCATTTTTAGTTAAAGTCCAGATCAGTTTATCATTTTCTGCCTTCAAAGTGATCAttgcacacattttttttaactgtttCCCATTTATTAGCTATATCCCCAATCAAAATTCTCCTAAATTTAAAGAAATCCCAACCTTTCTCAAAGGCCTTTgctactataatttttttttgtaaatgtaATATAAATTGTTCAGCAATTGTACTGTTCCCCACCCACTCATCTTGCCAAAAATGAGTCCTCATTCCATTCCCAACTTGTTTCCTACAAAAAGCTAGGAAAATGTCTTTAATCTCTAAGGCCAGACAAAAAATGAGAGTCTCCTTGTTTGTGTTTGATCAAAGCTAGaggcttgtttttttaaatacttgGTTCTCAGGATTTTCCTGCACAGTACTGGTTCATTTCCTAACTTCCAAAGCCATTTTCCTAGTAGAGCCATGTTCATTATATCTAAATCAAGGATCCCCAATCCCCCTTGGTCTTTTGGTTTGCATATCTCTAGCCATTGGACCAAGTGGTACTTTCTAATGCCTTGATCTTTTGCCACATGAAACGAGTTATAAAGTAATCCATTCTTATTTTTTCACTCCTTTAGGTAGTCATTGAAGGACATCATATATAGAGGTATAGTACTGCTGAGACTGGAGTTTATAAGGGTTAATCTCCCTCCTATAGCTAGTAGTTTCCCCTGCCAACAGCTCAACCTCTTATCTATTTTGTTTTCAGTAGGTTTCCACTCTGTTGTGTATTCTTATCTTATCCACGGGGATCCCCGAATAGCTCCTAGGAAGGTCCCCTTTTTTACAGGTTAGTATCGCACATAAATCCTCTTCCTCTTTCATGGATAAACCCACACTAAAAACCTCATTTTTGTGGAAATTTATTTTCAGCCCAGACATGTTCTCAAATAGGCACAAGATAAATTTCGAATTCTTAGCgctttccaaagaattatccaACAAGAATATTGTTTCATCAACATAATGTAATATAGAGTTTTCCTCCCCTAATCTCCCCACCTTTAAACCAGAGATAAAACCATGTTTTTTTGCATTATTGGTTAGGGCAATAAGAGCTTCAACTGCAATATTAAACAAAAGAGGTGAGAAGGTGTTACGCTGTCTTAACCCcttatttgtttcaaaatatggcCCCTCCACATATTAACTTTCACACATActctacccccccccccccccccccccccttcacTGTTTTCATTATCCAGTCATTCCATCTATCAGGGAATTCTTTAACTTGTAGCATTTGATATACAAAGGGTCACTTAATCTTATTATAAGCTTTCTCGAAATCCACTTTGAATAGCACTCCTTTTCCATTTGTAGTGTGCAATGAGTTCAAAATTTCATGAATGGCTACCACCCCTTCCTTTATATATCTGTGTTTTATGAAAGCAGCCTGGTTCCTACATATAATGTTTTATATCACCTCTGTTAGCCTGTTCATTAGGATTTTGGTGATaattttaaaactaacattGAGCAAGCAgattagtcgaaatttttggaTTTGAATTGCTTCTTTGCATTTTGGCACTAACGTTATCACTCCATGATTTAAACGTTCAATATCCAGTTCCCCTTTATGAAAATCTTCAAGAAGTCCCATTAGATCAGCCTTGATTAGGTTCcagaattttttataaaattcaatGGGAAACCCAGCAGGCCTAGGAGCCTTATTGTTTTCCATTTCAAACACCACTTTTTTCACCTCTTCAATGCTAAAAGGCTTCACCAACTTTTCTGCATCCTGTTTTGTGATTTTGGATATGTTGTCCAATTTTATCTTGTTAGATGTCTAATCAAtctcatccatttttttttccaaaatttcctttttctttttcctgtatAATCCTTCCCAATTTTTATTCCACCCTTTGAGGACTCTCCTCAATGctttaagtctattttgccatCTTTCTATATTAGTTCCTCCCTTCCCAGAGTGAAGCCAAGTGTGTCCTACTACTTTTGACAGGTCTTCCCTTATGAACCAACTtagttcaaatttaaaatgaaGATTAGAAGTTCTGTTTTCCCCCATTCTACCATAAGTGGGACATGATCAGAAAGAAATCTCTCTAAAGCATTGACTCTTGTAAGTGGGTGAATATTCTCCCACTCCATGTTAATGAAAATTTTGTCCAATTACTCATAAGTGGGATGATCATGATTATTGCACCAAGTAAACCTTCTACCACCCATGTTGATTTCTCTTAAATTGGATTGTTCAATAATTGCATTAAAAATGAAGCTCCACTTGTTTGTCCCTCCTCTTAGCTAGTAATGTTGAAGTCCCCACCAATAATTACTGGCTTGCTCAATTTCTGACAGAATCTAGCCAATTCCAGATGGAATTCACTCTTCTGTTCAGGCTGAGCAGTTCCATAGACTGTTATTATTTCCACTTCCCATTTGTCTTTTTGACTAAGCAAATGTATTTTGAGACAGTAATCCCCCATTTCCACTTTTTGGACCAAGCAATGGTTCTTATCAACAGAGAATTCCCCTAGATCTCCCTCCAGCAGGTAACAAGGTCCAATCAAACAATTTCTTTCCACTTATATAATTCAGGAGATTATTGTTGAAATCCTATTTGATAGTTTCTTGAATTCCAATAAAATCTAAATTATACTCATCAATAAGGTCTTTCAGATGTTTACTctttcactactagaaaaaccatTTTTGTTGGTGGCAAAAATgaatttttgctggcggccaccgccaccgccagtgAGTAAAGGCCAGTGATAATATAGTATTTTCGCTGGTGGTAGCCAACCGCCAGCGCCAATCCATTTTCTCTAGAGGTTTTCGTAAGCTAGCCATCagtgaaaataaattttcacagGCGGTAGACTATACCAGCCGCCAGTGTTAATACTTGCCGAGGCTAAAAAAAATGACGGAGCGACACCGCTCCGTCCGCCTCCGTCAACGCCAGTTCAAATTAATCCCAAATCCACTCATCGATCTACAAATCCACAGAAATGTACATCACCAATTTACAGACACAAATTTCCATTCACAATCACACAAATTTCCATTCCCATCTCCAAACACACTAACCGGATCGGATCGTTGCACAAGTCAAGTCCACAGAAATTCACAGAAATCCAAACACAAATCCACAGAAATTTTAAGCCGCTACCACCtgttgtcgccgtcgtcgaccgaGCACCGGCCGAGCACCACCGCccgcggcccggcggcggcgggtctgCGCTCCCCACAGCCCGACGGTGACGACAAGATCTGCGACGCAGCCAACGACGAGGccccgcggccggcggcggctccgcgcTCCCCGCGtgctggcggcggtggatccgcGCTCCCCGCGGCTTGACGGCGGCGGATCCATCCACCCCGCGGCCCAGCGGCGCTGGATCCACGCTCCCCGCGGCTCGACGGCGGTGGATCCGTCCACCCCGCGGCCCGGCAGTGGCGGATCCGTCCTCCCCGCGGCTCAGCGACGGCGGATCCGTCCTCCCCAcggctcgacggcgacgaccgtgACAACGAGGCcccgcggcgggcggtggctgcCCCGCGCTCCCCGCGTGCCGCCAGCAGCGGATCCATCCCCCTCGCCCTCGCCTTCCCTAGGACGGatacggcgacggcggtggaagCCACGGCAGCCGGCGGTGGAAGCCATGAcagctggcggcggtggagagaagaggaaggccgGAGCAGAGAgccggagagagaggagtagagagagagagaggagggaggctgaGGTGGGTGCATTTATGTCTCAAATTTATTTCCTCGGGCGGCGCTCCTAAGCATCCTCTAGCGAAAATAAGTAGTCCGCTAGGGAAAATAACTATGTTTTTGCTAGCGGCTCTTTTAACCCGCCGTTAGCGAATTTTTATTTTCACTTGTGGTTCGTAGCCCCCCACTCCTCGTTATATTTTTGCTGGTGGTGATACCATGAAAAATCAAAATTGTAGTAGTGTTTCCTTCACCCACCAATCCCTCTTAGGCCTTGTTCGTTTAGGGAGGGATCGGGAGGGATTGCACCAAAATCCCTGTATCATCCAACCCGGGACCAAATTCTCTTCGCAGCCCAAATGTGTGTTCGGCTGGGCCGGGGTGGGAAAAGTCCTCCAGCCAACCCACTCCTATTCCCCGGGTGGAAAAAAATCGCCACCGacatgatttttattttcccCTCAGCCACAGCCTCGCCGTCTTCTCCGCAGCGCCACACGCGCCCCTCCTCATTCCGTCTCCTCTCTGCACAACTCCGTCGCGTGAGTCCATGGGGATGGGAGATCGGGGGGATTGGGTGGTTGTGCAGGGAACAACCCTATCCCCGTTTGGACTGTTTTCCCCTGGTGAATCAATCCACTTGCACCGAACAAGCCCTTATGTTCCAAACTATCCCTTTTATTTTGTACTTATATTATTTTTGGGTCTTCTGTTTTTCTTAGCTTTTGGAGTAACCTTACAAATCATAAAGTTTCCCTTAGCATtcctagttttctttttttttttctgactttgACTGGATTTTCTCCAGGATATATTCTAATATATCAAGTTCAGAGTCATTGTCAGAGGCCAAATCTTCAATCACACCCAAATCAGATGTTTTCAATTCAGATATGTCCTCTGTCTGACTCTTTTCATTGGTTATTTTCAAGTTTTGTTGGAACAAATCCAATCTAAAAGTATTAAAGTTGTGTCCCATCATTTCTATTGTGCATCCTAAATCAAGTCTTATTTAAGAAGCCATATTGCAAAAGAGATAGTAaattttagggtgtgtttggttgggctttTCAATATGTTTTTGCTTTTACAAAAGTCAAAAGCCAAACAAAGGATCCAAAAGCCACAAGTGCTTTTGCTCCAAAGCTGCTTTTAGTGTAGTACAAATCCAAAAGCAGTCTCTATCCCTGCTTTCACTGGTTTTTGAGggaaaaaattacccacctctgctatgaaaaaaaaaacggttcGATGGTCTCCTTTTTGGACGATTCCACACTGCTAGCGCGCGGCCGTAGGGGGTGGAGAGGCGCATCTCCAGCGGCGCCCCTgccctccggccggccggctgccgcCCTCCCCGCTCGACGACGGGGCAGCCCCTGCTCCTCCCCGTCCGATGCCGACCCCGCCCGATGCTACCCCTGCTCCtcccggcgaggcggcgacctcctcccccacTGCATCTGCTCTTCCctgtcgccggcgaggcgacgagctcctccccaCCGCGCCCTCTGATTCCCGTCGCTGCCGGTCGCCACGAGCTCGCGCTCACCGATGCCCTTGCCCTCCTCCCGGCGCGGcagaggcggaggagaggacggcgacgccgccgcccctggTCCAGATGCCGTCCTTCTCGTCCCCGCCCGGCGCTGACGCTGCTCGTCCCCGGCCGGCCTCCGCCCGTCCTTGTCCGGTGCCCCCCTGCTCGTCCCTGCCCGGCGCCGGCTTGCCCAGGGTTGTGGCGCGCGGAGGAGAGGACGGCAACGACTCCGTCGCGCGCGTCTgctcttccccgccgccgccgctgaggaATCGAGCTGCCGCGCCGGCGTCTGCTCTTCCCCGCCACTGCCGAGGAatcgagccgccgccgttgaggaatcgagccgccgcgccggcgtctgttcttccccgccgccgtcgccgaggaatCGAACCCGCCGCGGCCGGTGTCTactcttccccgccgccgccacctgttCCCTAGTCATTAATGAAAGAGGGTATGATGTTATCGCCTTTGGTTAAGAAAGCATTTTTTGCTTCCTTTCTATCAATAGCACTCTCCAATGCCATTTTATCATATTTTTCCTTAAGCCTTGGGCATGCTCTCCTTGTTTCCTCAGTTGGTTATAATTTAAAATTGGGCCTATAAAAATTCATGCAGCATAGTACAAGTACACCGAACAAATAACCAATATGAACTTGGTGAATTTTTTCTGCCACCATGCTGCTTCGAATTCTCAAGGAGATTTAATCCCTTTTCACTAGCTGGAAACATCTCACGGTATCTGTAGAGTATTTCTACTAAAATTCTTCTCGTTAGAAAAATTTAcacttgactttttttttaaaaaaaaaaactatggatCCATACATATGGGTAGTCCCATTGTTCCCTTGTTTCATTCATGACAAATTGGTAAAATCAACCGAGCATGATACATATCCATActccagagaaaaaaaaaagttttttttctgacaAGAGCCGAATAACATGTGTAGGCATGCCTAACATAAATGGATGCGTGCGTGCAAAAAGCAGTTTAAAGGAGATCACAAACTGCCCGATGCAAGAAAAGCTAATTAAGGGCCATGGCATATATATTGGTATGGGCGTATGGCCTctgccggctgctgctgctgcatgtcTGCCCCTCTCGATCGATCAGACATTCAGATCACGTCGACATCGGTGGGAGGCGGGCCGCCGCAACACAGGCAGCAACAAGGTCGCCGCTGcttgctgctactactactccccggcgccgccgccgctttcgcTTTGTTGTTGACGCGGTCCATCATGTGCAGGTCGTCCTTGGCCTGCCGCGTCGCCCTGTCCACCACGCTCCTCGGCACCGGGCACCAGTGGCGCTGCGCCAGGCTCAGCATGCACGGCGACGTCCTCAGCACGAACCCGCAGCATTGCTCCATCACCCTGCATGCAGAGCAGAGGTGAATaatcaattaatatatatattcatcatCCATCCATTCAAAATTTCGAACCAAAATAAGGAAAAACACCAGTGATGTCGTGGTGGAGTCGTGGGTGCGTGAAAGTGACTATTACGTGTTTGCGGGAGGGCTTTCAACGGGATTTCAGTTAGATTAATTAGGGATGCTTAGAGgaggggcggatctacagtgTATGAACCGGTGTCAGGCAACACCAACGACTTTCAGCAAAATCTATGCTTAAACTgtttatctatatattataacactatGGTGTAAGTATAGttagcatactatgacaccgCTAAACATGTTATAACACCAACGAACtaattttctggatccgccactggcTTAGAGCATGTGTTGGGGGTGAATGTGGTGTTGCGTGCGTATAGCAGGGTATACGTGTGCGCGATTGCCatgtaggaaaaagaaaaagaaccaaaatttcaatccctgGTGTCACCACTAGCATCAAGATTCATGCACGTGCAGCTAATTAATATTAAAGCTAGAGCTAGATGATTGGATTGGGGCCTACTCTCCCATGGCGATGACGCAGGCGAAGGCGAAGCCGGTGATGACGATGACGTAGATGCAGGAGGAGGTGAAGCGTGTGGAGCCGGCGATGTAGGCGCCGACGAGGCTGGCGAGGTCGAGGAAGGTGGCGATCATGAGCGCCACCACCTTCGTCTCCGACCGGTAGAACCGCTCGCTCATGAGCAGCACCGTGATCACCAGCGACGTCACGAACGTCGTCGCGTTGAAGTAGTAGAACGTCTTgtacctcgccggcgacgtgtgCCGGAGCACCGGGTTGCCGGCGCTGTGCCCGCCGGGGCCCGGCTTGTCGTCCTGCCAGAACCCCCCCGGCGGGTTCAGCCCGGCCTGgtacgacgccgacgccgccaccgtcgccaccaccatcaGCCACCCGCGCATCTCCCTGAACCACTTGTTCCGCAGCGCCACCGGGTCCTCGTTCTCCTCCTTGAGCACGATGATGCCAtggaacggcgccgccgccgacgcgccgccctgctgctgcggcagcgacggcgtgATCAGCACCGGCATGCCGCGCTTCCCGTTGGGGACTAGGTtgatggccgccggcgccgccagctCGCCCGGAGCCGCGTCGCcgacggggacggcgcggcCTCCCGACGACGGCGACTGACGCTGGCAGTAGCACGACATCCTGGTGACGCTGATTGATTTCGTCAGTGCGCTATGGATGTGTCTAGCTTGGTTTAATACTCGCGTGGATTGTGAGTTGTGATTACGCTTTTCCGAATGACGTCCATATTACATGTGCATTGTCTGCTTTGCAAGCAAGgcagctttccttttcccatctTTGGTGAAGACGAAGAAAGGGTGCACATATGCGAATTTTTAAGTGGACAAGAAAGGAATTGTCCAATTATTCGagatgaagaaattaaaatatatgCCCActcactagaacggataccctcatctcaatcgggcggtaagccccatctcaatcgggcacagcgtcgtcacaggctagaagtcactgatgtgaagagttatctcaatcgggcaaacggccgtcacggatgaatctatctcaatcggggcctaagtaaagcccgtcaccgatagctttgacccagacgaccagtcaaactatagcccgtcacagatgacctatctcaatcgggccacaattagcgcccatcacagatgactactaatcTTTATCgagcctaaactagagcccgtcacagatgatactcatctcaatcgggcctaaactagagcccgtcacagatgactgctgacctcaatcgggcctaaactagaggccgtcacagatgactatcaTTTCAATtgggcatttagttatggcccgtcacagatgactataatccacaaaaaaataaattttgttttttggctagcctcaagcctttgctagccatgcccgctgcagaaatgacagaaacaaacacagatatccaatatccccagctccccagcatcacccattcatatacaaatgcattcacatacacagacatcaatatatttcacacaaccacacattcacagccatctcatatttcacatccattcacatatttcacatccattcaaatatttatcatatttcacctgcaaaaccgagttaattggattaaatatttatttagcaagtcttaacgtaaacatatgaaatatatacataaatataagcatcacagttacatcatcacagttgcataataagtgttcatcattgcctaaacataaaagttcaacattgttcatcattttagtttaagcctaaacattcctttggggttaattatttcgcggaggatgaagctggctatctcctcgcgaacctcctcaaagctggtaggcagagacttggttattgtgccctacattgtcataattccagattagttgatcgatcatatataagtactaaaatgtaaaatgtagttagtctatcacaattgagaccaccgacctcaaactcagccaaagtcttcaccttttctctgtaCAGAAGGCGtatgttgtggcacacatggaatccgcactggtcacctatttgttgcttcaccgggaagtcttttttgtggatgagggtgtcatgtcctgtcttcctgaggcctcctatttgcacgtattgggcccacgcttcatctatcgctagttgaattggggtcctATCATATGCGctcttatcaattctggagttcaggtagtgacatgtactccacttaggtgttatgaccagaaggatccaatgggcattgcggcattaatatagtgaaagttaattaagtactgaaggaatgtgtcatgctgttgtgtatatttagataacacagttactattgattataggcgcacataatgtactccttgtctcggcgggaccacaaggtgtcgtagatgtagttgaccattccttgacggtcattctggagatttgtgacagtgaccacttgtggatcaaggaaggcaacttccggtgcattcttctgacaccattgccaacttaaaCCTATACACAGgataaacgatcttgtaagcaagTTAATCCGATTGTTATTAGCAgattgagttgggcgacaatacttacaaggagtagcacttaaggaggcttgtgtccaccgctcggagcctgtagaggtcgaatAGATCTTTGAAGTCGACgacgatataatttgttggaccaaggaatggtTTTCCATCGTGCTCTgcaaggatatcggtagctttattcggcttcctggcgttagatttctccatgtagtatgcgtgaaggtccttgcaagcggtgcccattgcggcaagcacgtcatctccaaccaatggcatgcctagttggaactcctgtggagcgacgtatttcttcttgacctctttgctcttagtctcttcctggcccttgcccagatctagcttccttggagctagaagcgaggactacacctttcctccccttcctctcccctttgcttcgggtttatcgagagtaattctctgaggggaagagtgtgccttcatgctcttcttcatcggtggggggttcatgaatcgccttgctgtcggccTCCATTCGGTCCTTCCCAAAATCCGTGTCatactgcaactgcacatcgtaagattgtgcatgacgatcttgagcaggaggggctgaaggagcagaggcgggtctctttggtggacgaccgcctggtgcagtggttggcctcgttgtaaccctgatctcaatgaggtccttgggccattggatgaaggtaccacgggcatttcctagtgagaggacctcgtcgttcggtggatacttTAGTGGGAATAGCACGTATTCCggcttcaccgagtcgacttgaacttttgcacagtcgcccctgagttgcgctccatgcactcttgtctctggggtcggcttgtacgcaagtccctcagttgctggaaccgtgaaggtcggcatcaccctaactgtgagggtgtagctcgttggttcctgcgatagattaatcaatttttttagaatattatatagcatatggattcgttaagtCTTTCATGCATTGTGGATGAAActtttaccgttatgtggtcgacggcgctgtcaaccgatgttggattttccgccacctcagttgatgcgcaactgctgcgttttttagtgggacttcctaactcttcgtgtgcagcagcagcagcggcatgggggttctgttgctcttctcggatctcttgcctaatcttggccctcatcgactcgagcttttcgacgaattcagatgtcagctcagctcttatcgacgcccggatcttggcttcaaggcgtgcatctttctccgccttgttggaagtccgcttcttgtactgccatgCGTAGTCTAGAAATCCATACTTCCAAGGaacagaagacccaacgccccgtgtccgtccacggtgttccttgttgcccaacgctttcgtgaggaggtcgttcttgcgtctttgagagcaggcctcttgcgaggcttgttgctcggcaaccaactccttctgcattacaatttagtggggttaaaTAAGCTGCATGATCAGAAACAATGCaaacatctagtttgactagacacttactatagcttcgtacactcgttgatcttctggatttggcatgaagattgtgccatcatcCTTCTTTTGGTACCTggccctggcccagttcctagcctgagggtgtgggatatcgccaaacacgagcggcgtgttcgattcctccgcttcttcatcctcatgctgccattcctcttccttaccgaCACATCCGGCGGTGCCAAGCCGATGCGGATGCTGGTTCTTGGTCTGGAGCAAGTGATATGCCTCGCTACTATCTCTggactcgggggtcgacttcttcgcatggtattcctcccagacctgttccgtgatccaatgaaatttctctcttggatctggattcgccgggttgtagacgaactcgccgactagcttagtcttgaagttcttcaaagcattgcccataaccttgaaagcagcccgcttgagacggtcctcatgctccgcaggataatcgaagctctccttgaacgttagccaagcaatgtccttctctgcggccggcatgagcttgatgtcatcttgcagaatactgaatttctacctccctatgaccccgcagatagacctaaatcggctcaatattttctttggaga from Oryza glaberrima chromosome 6, OglaRS2, whole genome shotgun sequence includes these protein-coding regions:
- the LOC127775760 gene encoding uncharacterized protein LOC127775760, which encodes MSCYCQRQSPSSGGRAVPVGDAAPGELAAPAAINLVPNGKRGMPVLITPSLPQQQGGASAAAPFHGIIVLKEENEDPVALRNKWFREMRGWLMVVATVAASASYQAGLNPPGGFWQDDKPGPGGHSAGNPVLRHTSPARYKTFYYFNATTFVTSLVITVLLMSERFYRSETKVVALMIATFLDLASLVGAYIAGSTRFTSSCIYVIVITGFAFACVIAMGEVMEQCCGFVLRTSPCMLSLAQRHWCPVPRSVVDRATRQAKDDLHMMDRVNNKAKAAAAPGSSSSSKQRRPCCCLCCGGPPPTDVDVI